The DNA sequence AGCTCAAAACCCATTGGTCATCGTATACTTTTATTGACTTTAAAAGATCAACTTTTCTGCATGTCAAACAAACTTTAAAGCTAAAGAACACATAAAGAAACATACTTTAAGAAGCTTCACAGCTTCAATGAGATCCTGCTGACCTCTCTCTCGCTCCTGGATCAGCTTCTGACACTCCTCCTTTATCTCCTTCAACTCTTTCTGAAGATGTTAacatacataataaaacaataggCAAGATCAGACACAACACCTTTCCAGTCTGATAAAGGGGTGTGTAACAAGgtgaatcaaaaatacagcctataaatatatgcaatataataataataataaaattgcttatgcatgtttttttattattgttgatgTTACCTTTTTACTAGTCCATTCTGAATCCACAGACACCACACTGTGTCCTTTATGATTATcagtacacaaacaacaaatgcATTGATGATCATCCTGACAGTAAATCTCCAGAAGTTTCCCATGACTGAGGCAGATGTTCTCCTGAATGTATCTGGAAGCTTCGACTAGTTTGTGCTTCATAAACGCAGGAGATTCATAGTGAAGCTGTAGGTGAGTTTGACAGAAGGAGGCCAAGCACTGCAGACAGGACTTTACAGCTCTGTTCTTCTCTGTAGTGCAAACATCACACTCCACAGCAGCCGTTTGTAGGGACGTCTTCTGCAGCGTCTCCATCATCTCAGCTATCAGAGTGTTCTTCTTCAGTAGAGGTCTCTGACTGAAGCTCTCTCTGCATTGGGGACAGCGGTACGGCGGCCCCTGCTCCTTCTGGCCCCAGCAGTCAGTAATACAGCTcatacagtaactgtgtccacagggaATCGTCACCGGCTCCTTCAGAGGATCCAAACAGACTGGACAGCTGAACTGATCCACATACTGACTCACTGCAGACTCTGCCATTTCTTTGCAGATAGTCTGTCCTCAAATAGGAACTGCTCTGCCAGAAGTAAATCATTAAAGAAAGTACATAAAGCCACATGTAAATCACAAATTACTTAAAAAGCTACAAAATGCTTACAGTTTTATGTATTCATATAAACGAATAATCCTAGACGCTTCATCAGTATAACCAAAACAATAAACATACGACATCAAGATTAACAGAATTATCAATACAGTAATACATTAATGCTCTTTATTTCAACGCAAGCAAAAagatatgggaaaaaaaaacattatctaaAGACTGTATTAAGTTCTCACCTGCTTTGACAGAAAACAAAAGTCAAATATTAACCCGACTAACGGTTCCGTTTTTCTTGAATCCACACACTTCCTGGTTCTCAGTGTGCAGATGTGCGCATGTGTGCAGAGATGGAGAGCAAGTGAAGACTAATAAACCATAACATTTACTTAACTTATCTGTAGTAACGATAAATATCTGTTCTCCCGTAGTAGTTACAGTACAACGTCACGAAATAGGCTAACAGAGAAAGTCGcaaaggttatttatttatttttataggaaTTCAAGCTATCAGACCAGTCCAATGCTGTCTAATAACAGACAGAAAATGTGTATTCAGCTGCTCACACACGTTCAGCCATCTGAAAtgattaaatcatttattttttgatgttgGCTGGACAATGCTATTGGCATCAAACCTACCAGACAACCTAAAACATtgcttgttttaaaaagtgatacTTCTTTATCACAAGAAGAGCAAATAGCTATTCATGGCGAGAAAAACAACAATCACACGGATTTTTGAGACAAAATATTTCCTAAAACAGCCACATTTCCATTCCactttgaaattaattaaatgatcatTAGAATGTTATTAATACAAATGCACAATttgattttctctttatttGATACAAATTACAGCATTGTTAATTACatattaaactataaaaaaaaacacaaggatTATTTTAAGAATGTGCCTTTATctcctttaaaaatgtttcacagCTGTTTCTCAActatttgtcaacaccgtcattttgaaacattataaatcaaGCAAAACCTGGCCTCATCCTGAAGTCAACCCAGTTATCCAATTTTTTGTTAAACAGTGAGATGAAACAGTTTACTACATTCTGCAGCCAATTATTTTCCCAAACTAATTCTGACATCTTGTGGTTTGATGACGAACTGCATCAATTATTATGAGCTGCAGTAAAGTAACCTTGCTAAAGATgatgaaatacacacacatgaagACCCACTGTAACATCTGAATCTGGGAAATCTTTATCCGAGCTCTCCTATGACAGAAGAACCTATTCCAGCTAGAAAAGCAGGGTATAAGGGTTCAGTGAAAGTGGTCTGTGATCCGGATACACTCCTATTCTAGAGGGGAAAGCAGGCATATGGACTTCCTTATTACTAtgtatgaaatgaaaattctgtttataGTAGGGCAATCTTCAGGATACTTTGTTGGAGCTAAGTTTACAGTCATCACCAATTCCTTTGTAACAAACTGCTAAAGTAATGTGAAATGCTGAATCATTCAAGAATGAAACACCTCTGTGTGTTCTTGGGAGACAACTTTTCTGCTTTGTTtagaactattttcattggcaaaatagagcaaaaacagtcaaaattgacaatgttgatcttgcttgtgtgatattgcttcatattatgtatatatatatatatatatacacacatatatatatataaaacatgaacTCCAACACGAAACAGGGGCAAATCATATCTtgctgaagatgaacgaaggtcttacgggtgtggaacgtcatgagagtgagtaattaatgacataaatttcatttttgagtgaactaaccctttaaagcttgATCCTAAATTAGGATGGCTGTATTGAGATGTTTTAATAGTGGTTTAATTTCACAGCGGTGACAAACAGTGCCGAAGTTTAGAGAGATGTGAATGCTACTCTGCAGGGTGTGTGATTTGCTAGtgctaattgaaagaaaacaagttgacaaaaaaatTGAACCCAAGatttggtgataatatagcataatagGAGATTTATAACCAATTTTGTTGAAGgccagtcatttttgaccgggaaCACCAAATTAGGTAAAGGATTTTCAGCACAGCACAAGAGTTAAAAGAATCAATACTTGAGAACTTAAGATTCGGAACAATATCAATACAAAGTTTATTATCCTAACACAGATCTTATATTAAAAGATCAAGTAAACCATTTGTATGTcaataaaattcacaaaaagAGAGTATAGCTCCCCTCAGTATGCAAGAAGGGTTGGGCTTGCTTACTCACAATGCATCAAACTGCCACCTGTAAaggacaaagaaagaaaaaaaaagaaaagaaaagaaaagaaaggaaaaaaaaccccCGCAACATGCATCTCAAACAATGAGCAAAATGCTCTTAAAAACCtttaattatgattacaggTGCAAACTTTCTTATACACACACCATACAGCCAGTGCCACACCACAAGAATCACCAGTCAACGAGGAGATCAAGTGTCAAAGCAGGCCTGGCTCTTATACAAAGCAACTAGGCAcactgtaacacacaaaaagagGAGAGCAATACCTtgcaaataacaaaaacaaagatacaaaGAAAGCAATATTCAATAcatgacacgctgctgtgagcaagtaagacattctgctgctgtacaatatagcaaacatgaattacccgtagcagatctatacaggtggagctggggaaggtggagagTTTCTGAAAGGGCACCACAAACTTCTACAGCAAACGCTGACCAAGTATATGAAAGTTGAGCAGCAAGTTCATTGGTctctgatacagcaggaaccaatcagctctGCCCTACAGAAAATGATgcgattgcaagcagattgagatAAGGATCatcctgcgccatctagagtttcatgacacaCCACAAGAATCACCAGTCCAAGCAGAGATaaagtgtcaatgcaggcccgGCCCTGTACAAAGCCACTAGGCACACTGtaacacacagacagaggacAGCAATCCCTtgcaaataacaaaaacaaagatacaaaGCAAACAATATTCAATGCATGAcctaaataacaaaaataaaccaaacaaaagaaaacttaaatacacaataagAAACAGTGGCTGTTCTGCccacttaaaaaaacaatacatattaATTGCCTGCCACACAACCCACAGtataatagagtacctcagggatgacgtgtttttgtaggcaaaacccggaagcgagttagcattttaggacttccggttccgtcgccctgaagtcaatgggttttttgaatgggtttttgctaaatcatctgaaataaggtctgtggttaacaaagcctctaaatattatattaataaaatattaaatatataacaccagttataacccacttgtgattttttaaacctttattgtgtcttaaaaatggcggttgctaacaaattgctaaaagggactacttcctttggtggggactttagacgtcatcatgacaaacaggacatttggacagcatttctcatgaaaaagtggataagtattcatacacagcacagatcataatcagtgagcatgtttttaaataaagttgttttttaaataaagattgaggaagcttggtggtggtgacgttgatccgcgaccatggtgtgctgtagtccgtttatagcttACTGTTAGCtatttatatctgacgactttatttaggcttcaaaatgtataaatgttgtgttaacttgtaaagattatcttgatagacaaaacgtgtaagagTCGtaactttgttaaacacagagcttattttttgcgatttcccaaaagtctatgggaaaaatgcataggctttcgatcgagggaacctgtgcgccgctaacttcagGGTTGGCCTtaaaaaacacgtcatctctgaggtactctatattATAAATTACACCACAGGGCCGTTGactgcttgattctgattggatgacgaagattctaaggtgtgcaattatttttcGATAAACGCACAGCTAGTAGTTCTAGGTCTGTCGACGGCATTACATTTCTATATCACTTCACGATGATTTCAGTGCCAAAGTTCCTTATAGCCTACAACAACAGATGCACCAAAACCCACAGACActaagcaaacaaaaacaataggataaaaacaaacaattttctCCACTAAATTACCCTTTATTGTTTATAGAAAgcacactttctctctctctctctctctctctatatatatatatatatccaataACTGCATTAGTTTGCATATCAATAGCTCAAACGTTAATAGCTCTAAAATGAGGTTTTGGAATTAACAAATGGAGGCTTGAGATGTGATGTGCAAGAAATTAGTTCTTTACACAATAGCAtattaaggacaaaaacctgacaaatgtcttgaggTATGGTAAGCAGAATATTTGATTCTGGTCCactgaattattgaaaaaaatgtaatgtccACAACATTATTGTGCAATATTTCAATGTGTATTCCTTACACaaccaacaaacaaaatatacattaaCAAATGAGCAACTGCTGTAAAATCTCAACGCTCAGTCCCCAAAAAACTAGGGCACAAATATTAGACacatcagtaaaaaaaaaaaaatttagtttaCGGATCGCTTGGAACCCTGTCGGTCTCAAAGAATGTTATTAGCCTTTAGTTAGGCctacagtatttttgaaagcaATGAATATGAGTCTGTGAGGGACAGAAGTACAGTGGGTTCAATGGtttgttgtttaacaacatactgattgttcagctgatgaaacgtctttccaaaaaaaaaaagctttcagtagacaaaacagttttgaaagtttgtgaaaatGATGTGATCTAGTACCTTTATACAGTGTGTGCCATTGTAAAGACTGTAAGTCTGGCCCTCACAGCCTCATCCTCGTTAAATTCAAAGGCATCTAACCTAAAATCTTTAGCTGGTACACGGCCGCCAACTCATAAAAGGTACATGAGCAATAAATATTTGTCTGCCTCACTTCCCCAACAGTGAGTGAAAAAGCTATTGATAATCACCCTGGGTGAAAAAGTTGAAGAGGCAACGCATCAAGTACTGCAACCTCAATGACAAACCTATATCCCTGCCTGTCGCCATTGCTATGGTTTCTGGCCAGTCAACTGATGTTTAATAAATCTCTCCTCCCACACTAAAAATAACCTTAAAAATGGGTATTCAAAACGAAATAAATCTAAACGGATAGAATAAATCATACAAATGTTGATTTTCAGATGATTAAATCAAGACTAATGAGAGCAAAACCATTCAATAAATGTGTTGAGATGATGTATTCTGATCCTTTGCATCTGTGATTGGTTTGGGAAATTTACTGTATAACTTTACtataaattctgtttttacaTTTGGTCTTTTTAAACTTTCCTCTGCTCTATGATTCTGACAGACGAACTCAGCGCAGCAAAAAAAGCAGGGTATAAGGGTTCAGTGAAAGTGGTCTGGACTCTGTGAAGGAGAGTCATTgtgtcagagacgctgtagaaggacagagttcctgctcTGTGATCCAGATACACTCCTATTCTAGAAACAACAGGGATACGGACATTTGTTTTAGCATGTATGAAACTGAAATTCTGCAGATAATAGCCCAATCTTCAAGATATTTTGTTCAACCCAAGTTTGGATTCATCACTTCTTCCTTTACGTCCAATTCCTTTGTAACAAACTGCTACAGCCCAATTTTTGCCACTGCCCTCGACCTCCCAGTAACAACGACCGTACAAACCCTCTCGACACAAGATGTAGGGAAACTCATCAAATCGCTCTGGGTGATCAGGATATTGATTAACTTTATCAGAACATGATATTTTTCCATTCTCTTCTGACAGTTTGAGGTTTTTGTGTGCTGTGTTTAGATCCAGGTGAAGTTCACAGAAATCTGAAGAGGAAGAAAGAACGAAATACAAATATTGAACAAAGTAACTTTGGTTTCAAAATGATCACATTGTAACAGATCATATCCACTGATACTTAACAATTAATGAGTGTTTGCCTTGAAGAAACCACAGGTCAACTTACActtcaaaaaatcattttgggtCTTTGGTTCTGGAGACTTTACAACAGAGACATTTGACACTGAAAATCCAAAACAAGTGTATGGTTAATTTGTGGATTTAATTCTGCAGAGTATGAATGGCAATACCAATATATTAAAAGATTCAGACCTTCTCGAGATATTCTGGCTGTTTGTTGTTGATAGACATCCTCCAAAACCTCCTTAAATGCTGAGATTGAAATGTCTTTAAAAGACAGATGAGTGTGTTGAGTGAAGCTGGGAATGTCTTCAAATGTgggtaaaacacacacagactgacAGCTCTGAAATGAGACAATAGTTCAAATAAGCTGTAAAACACAACTAATCTTttctaaaataaacaaaacaagcatGATGTTTCATTTTATGGATAGTTCTCAACATTTTTGCATCATTACCTTCACACAATGGATCTGATCATCAGTAATCAGAAGTTTCTCAATCTCTGCTTGTCTTTTTCTGAGTTCTGTCAGCTCTTGATCCAGATGTTTGTGAAGTTCCTCTGCTCGATCTATCTCCATCTTCTCCTGAGCTCTGATCTGCTCTTTAATCTCAGAGTGTTTCCTCTCAAGAGAGCAGATGAGCTCAGTGAAGACCTTCTCAATGTCCTCCATGGTCTCTAGCGCTGAACTCTGTTGGACAGGAACAACAGCCTAAATACTGTGTTTATGTGACCAATatcaattaaatgtattattccaTTATCATAAatcttgcaaaataaaaaagttgccTGTTTATAGACAATTAGTTTTCCCATTATTCACAAACATGCACTAGTCTATAACTACAAAGCACGAAAGTGACTTACTCACGAATTCATAAATTGTTCCCTCGGTTTAACAAAAATCGCGCCCACGGGTTAATAAACCATACCCACAAATTTCCAGTTCCAGTACAGATTGCAAACCCTGGGAACAGACTGCGAATGCATGGGCACGGATTAGGAATATGATGTTACAGATTGAAAAACTAAAGGTATGGTTTACAAATCTGAGGGCACGGATTGCCATGGGTCATGATTTGTTAAACCTTGGGAACTGTGAGTATGGTTTATAAACTGAGGGGACAGCCTGCAAAACTGATTTGCaggtcttgtttgttttttgttttctcctACAGGTGACTTCCTGAGCTCTGTAGGTTCTAGGGTCCTGTAATAATACATTgtgttgcatttattttattctattttttcttcatttttatcgTCATGCTGAACACTTTTAGAAGCACTGTAAAAATCACTGGCATCTTGTTACTCACTTTAAAAGACTTCACAGCTTCACTAATTTCCCGCTGACCTCTCTCTCGCTCCTGGATCAGCTTCTGACACGCCACCTTTATCTCCTTTAACTCTTTCTGAATTTGTTAACATacaaaatcattaaataatatatgtagAAATATACATCTTGCCATTTGCATCTTGCAATCTTTAAATACCAAAGCCAAAAATTCTGAGATTAGTGAGGTAATGATGATGTAAGGCAGGTTATTCCAGTAATTTAAGCtagtattaaaaaataaataactttgatgaatagtattaactcagaaaaaaatgacaacTACCTGAAATGATAAGCATTGATTACCTTTTTTCTAGTACATTCTGAGTCCACAGACACCACACTGTGGTTTTTATGATTGTCagtcacacacaaacaacaaatgCATTGACGATCATACTGGCAGTAAATCTCCAGAAGTTTCCCATGACTGAGGCAGATGTTCTCCTGAAGGTTTCTGGAAGCTTCGACTAGTTTGTGCTTCATAAACGCAGGAGATTCATAGTGAAGCTGCAGATGAGTTTGACAGAAGGAGGCCAAGCACTGCAGACAGGACTTTACAGCTCTGTTCTTCTCTGTAGTGCAAACATCACACTCCACAGCAGCCGTTTGTAGGGACGTCTTCTGCAGCGTCTCCATCATCTCAGCTATCAGAGTGTTCTTCTTCAGTAGAGGTCTCTGACTGAAGctgtaaataaaatgattattgtaacacgttttacaagaaaatactatatTTTAGCCTTTCTACTTCAAACTGTCACGTTTTTTAATGTCGCATGAAAGTTGCAATCCTATAGACATTAGTCAGGGTAGCTCCAAACtaatttttgacaggaatgaagGGAGGGATAGACGTACAGTGGGTTCAATGGAttgttgtttaacaacatacTGATCAGCTTACGAACTGTctttctggggaaaaaaaaaaaaggaagaagaaaaaactttCTTAGACAAAAACTCCagaccttattcagagcagTGCCATTACAGGTAAGAAAgcaaggctgtgagggatataCTTATCATGTTTTTAGTGGCACATGCTGTAAAAAGCTGTAGTTTGGAGTTTTTTGTCTACCCAAATTTCTTTGAAAGTTTTTTTGACTGTTTCGTAGgcagaacaatccaaaaaaacaaattaaataatagtACAAACCAATGAAGAgatgtctatccctcacagcctcgctttcattccCGTTAAAAATCAAAGGCGCTgctgtgaataaggtctataaagcagttttgaaagttgtgagttGTGAAAATTATGTGACCTACGCATTTAAACGGTGCGTGCCATTGTAAAGACCGTAACAGCCTCGTTTTCATCCTTGTTAAATTCTGAAGCCGCCATTCCACTGCACACGACACGGTCTATTTTGACGTTTACAGGAGCATCGCGCCAGTGAATACGTCATCAGAAATTAGAAGGGGaattatttattcttttgattaaagattatgagggcaaatgcattaaaaaataattacttgcacaaataaataataaacacagcAATATTCCACTAAACAATAAGAatggtccattttgatttcatagtgaCTTAAATTCAATTACTTTCCCATTCTTTGTAATTATCTGTGGAATTTACTAACAATTTCTGAGTGTAAACTGTTTTAcgccatttttttcagtgtacaaaAATGCTTTACtttttgtgaatttatttatataaaaacataactcTAAGTTTAACTCGTCACCAAAAGGCACTGAGAATCACGTCTTTACAGTTTACATATAAGCATTCTTTAGCTTAATAACTTTTTACACaggcaaataataataataataataataataaaacattagcTTCATACTCAGTGAATTTCTTACCTGCTTTGACAACTAAACAACTTGTTTTCTCCCGTGTAGAACCAAACTACAGCAGTATGGACCTGTAAATGCTGAATCACTCATGTAACAAGTTTAAAGGAATTTTTGCTTTACTGGAATCCACACACATTTCCTGGTTTCATGTGCACACAAAATCTCTTAGGGCATATGTGAATATAAAATTTGACAGAAAATCACAATTCAGAATTTTCCGACTCttcacattgtacattttcTTCAGTGAGAGTCAAACACCCAGCAACTCCACCCAACCCAAAATAAACAAGTCTTCCTTTGTTTCTTTGTTAAACCATAGGAACTATGAGTAGGGTTATAAACTGTGGTGACGAATTTGCggatcttgttttttttttctcctacaGGTGAATTCCCAGGCCCAGTATGTTCTCATAGGTTAACATGCCCGTAGGCAGGGGGGTTTGCAAAAAACAACCTTTGGCCCCCCTCACTGCCAAAGGTCcagaatttaagtttttttttttttttatgtgattattgtcatcattgttttaatcaatGCTTGTGACAAATATTCTGGGTTGCGGTTTCAAATTAATATGATACATTATTGTAGctggacgtgtgtgtgtgtgccgcGCGTGCAGTTCAGAGAGAGTTCTCACAATACACTTTTCAAAGCAACGGTGAAGAAGCATCGCCTCTGTATGATGGGGGGGaggggttatatatatatatatttaattaaaaggaTTTCTATATTTTATCCACTCAATAGTCTACAATGTAATAGCCTATATGGAAGCAATTTGACAACAAtgcagtaaatattttaggtgCATCAAAAAGCGTGCTCGTTAAGATACCAGCAGACAAGCTAATCCAGCACAAATTAGTGCATAAAAGGTCACCAAAATGAAGTATTTGAACCtcataattaaatacaaaaggagaagaaaaactgcaaaaaggtccactttttaaaaaaaagaacccCCCCCTTTCAATAGGCTGGCTACGGACCTGGTTAAGCACTATAAAAAACACTGGCATCTTCTGATACTCACTTTAAAAGACTTCACAGCCTCACTAATTGTTGTTTAACAGCATAGCCCACTGATCAGCTGACGAACTgtctttctggaaaaaaaaaaaaagaggaagaagaa is a window from the Ctenopharyngodon idella isolate HZGC_01 chromosome 15, HZGC01, whole genome shotgun sequence genome containing:
- the LOC127495905 gene encoding E3 ubiquitin/ISG15 ligase TRIM25-like isoform X2 codes for the protein MAESAVSQYVDQFSCPVCLDPLKEPVTIPCGHSYCMSCITDCWGQKEQGPPYRCPQCRESFSQRPLLKKNTLIAEMMETLQKTSLQTAAVECDVCTTEKNRAVKSCLQCLASFCQTHLQLHYESPAFMKHKLVEASRYIQENICLSHGKLLEIYCQDDHQCICCLCTDNHKGHSVVSVDSEWTSKKKELKEIKEECQKLIQERERGQQDLIEAVKLLKIFVSLTEFSSRDHGGH
- the LOC127495922 gene encoding tripartite motif-containing protein 29-like — its product is MMETLQKTSLQTAAVECDVCTTEKNRAVKSCLQCLASFCQTHLQLHYESPAFMKHKLVEASRNLQENICLSHGKLLEIYCQYDRQCICCLCVTDNHKNHSVVSVDSECTRKKKELKEIKVACQKLIQERERGQREISEAVKSFKSSALETMEDIEKVFTELICSLERKHSEIKEQIRAQEKMEIDRAEELHKHLDQELTELRKRQAEIEKLLITDDQIHCVKSCQSVCVLPTFEDIPSFTQHTHLSFKDISISAFKEVLEDVYQQQTARISREVSNVSVVKSPEPKTQNDFLKCKLTCGFFKANTH
- the LOC127495905 gene encoding E3 ubiquitin/ISG15 ligase TRIM25-like isoform X3 produces the protein MAESAVSQYVDQFSCPVCLDPLKEPVTIPCGHSYCMSCITDCWGQKEQGPPYRCPQCRESFSQRPLLKKNTLIAEMMETLQKTSLQTAAVECDVCTTEKNRAVKSCLQCLASFCQTHLQLHYESPAFMKHKLVEASRYIQENICLSHGKLLEIYCQDDHQCICCLCTDNHKGHSVVSVDSEWTSKKKELKEIKEECQKLIQEREREFSSRDHGGH